One genomic window of Luteitalea pratensis includes the following:
- a CDS encoding AcvB/VirJ family lysyl-phosphatidylglycerol hydrolase, with translation MASSGWPARVREGSRRLAAGLVLLLAAGIGVGDDLRSAPGVRLGTREVMLDLPHLGTSAVQIPRASATGVVLMLHRGGSRAERSALTQAIPSSVLLIDVDATRLEMPQSAACAFAAAILEDVSRRAQRDAGLKRYLPPVVLATPGALGFAGPAMAGASPGALPAAVSVGAPIEHLPHSCGADPARGAANKAPWLHASNAHTLRTPLEEALAMAALEPQHDATPVQRWLRHFDLPLTAAWSSRPRGMLVLLSPARGWRQPEEALAQRLASAGIHVVGIDALHSFWQRRSPRDVALELQRLTDALASTGLPVYIGGREFGAETMAVAGEMMTPARKIAGVVLVDPGPTAFFEVEPPALALRPTGPSDWSTRAAVTGLDRPTLCVAHAAPANSSLLCRSLAGRGQATLAQTGADATALANTIARFILDR, from the coding sequence GTGGCCTCCTCCGGCTGGCCGGCGCGCGTACGGGAAGGCTCCAGGCGCCTGGCGGCCGGCCTCGTCCTGCTGCTTGCTGCCGGGATCGGTGTCGGCGACGACCTCCGCAGCGCCCCGGGCGTCAGGCTCGGCACGCGCGAAGTGATGCTCGACCTGCCCCACCTCGGGACCTCCGCGGTCCAGATCCCGAGGGCGAGCGCGACCGGCGTGGTGCTGATGCTGCATCGCGGCGGTTCTCGGGCCGAGCGCAGCGCCCTCACGCAGGCCATTCCGTCCAGTGTGCTCCTGATCGATGTCGATGCGACGCGCCTCGAGATGCCGCAGTCGGCCGCCTGCGCGTTCGCTGCCGCGATCCTCGAAGACGTCTCGCGACGCGCCCAGCGCGACGCAGGGCTCAAACGTTACCTGCCTCCCGTCGTGCTTGCGACTCCGGGTGCGCTGGGGTTTGCCGGCCCGGCGATGGCCGGCGCATCCCCTGGCGCGCTGCCGGCCGCGGTGTCGGTGGGCGCGCCAATCGAGCACCTTCCGCACAGCTGCGGCGCCGACCCAGCCCGGGGCGCCGCGAACAAGGCGCCCTGGCTCCACGCCTCCAACGCACACACCTTGCGCACGCCCCTCGAGGAAGCACTGGCGATGGCTGCGCTCGAACCGCAGCACGACGCCACGCCGGTGCAGCGCTGGCTGCGCCATTTCGACCTGCCACTGACCGCTGCCTGGTCGTCGCGGCCACGCGGGATGCTGGTGCTGCTGTCGCCGGCCCGCGGCTGGCGCCAGCCCGAGGAAGCGCTCGCGCAGCGACTCGCATCAGCCGGCATCCACGTCGTCGGCATCGATGCGCTGCATTCGTTCTGGCAGCGGCGGTCCCCTCGTGACGTGGCGCTCGAACTCCAGCGGCTCACCGACGCGCTCGCCAGCACCGGACTGCCGGTCTACATCGGCGGACGCGAATTCGGAGCCGAGACGATGGCGGTGGCGGGCGAGATGATGACGCCGGCACGAAAGATTGCCGGAGTGGTCCTCGTCGACCCGGGCCCGACGGCCTTTTTTGAGGTCGAGCCGCCCGCACTCGCGCTGCGCCCCACCGGCCCGAGCGACTGGTCGACACGCGCGGCCGTGACGGGCCTCGACCGACCGACCCTGTGTGTCGCCCATGCCGCCCCGGCCAACAGCTCCCTGCTGTGTCGATCGCTCGCCGGACGCGGGCAGGCAACGCTGGCGCAGACCGGCGCCGACGCAACCGCCCTCGCCAACACGATCGCGCGCTTCATCCTCGATCGGTAG
- a CDS encoding universal stress protein, whose translation MSVLCAIDFSRASALALTAAGRIAATFRQPLTIVTVADPLLATAERMRAGGREPVLLSGALAGFVDETLGPGASSRHRLLVQVGDPASEILAQADQADAQLLVLATQGASGVRKFVFGSVAERVLRRTTRPVLVVPPAIDGTALRTLGAMEEVLAPIEFHDHAFDDASLADRVARASHARLRLLHVVAGGEESRWTVLQPTMASLLEDELSGLRASVTGAAHQALERLAESLGGTPGPTLEVVEGPVAERIAQVANRAEVDLVVLALRGVPGLLGTRVGTVAYRVLCASPVPVLAVPHEARAEGTLSFLDQPTDRG comes from the coding sequence ATGTCGGTCCTCTGCGCCATCGACTTCTCTCGCGCCTCGGCGCTGGCCCTCACCGCGGCGGGCCGAATCGCTGCCACGTTCCGCCAGCCGCTGACCATCGTCACCGTCGCCGATCCGTTGCTCGCGACTGCCGAGCGGATGCGGGCGGGCGGCCGCGAGCCGGTGCTGCTTTCCGGCGCGCTTGCCGGGTTCGTCGACGAGACCCTCGGCCCGGGCGCGTCCTCTCGACACCGCCTGCTGGTGCAGGTCGGCGATCCAGCCAGCGAGATCCTCGCGCAGGCCGATCAGGCCGATGCGCAACTCCTGGTGCTCGCCACTCAGGGCGCGAGCGGGGTGCGCAAGTTCGTCTTCGGATCGGTGGCCGAGCGGGTGCTCCGCAGGACGACGCGACCGGTCCTCGTCGTGCCCCCGGCAATCGACGGCACTGCGCTGCGCACGCTCGGCGCGATGGAGGAGGTGCTCGCCCCGATCGAGTTCCACGATCACGCGTTCGACGATGCAAGCCTTGCCGATCGCGTGGCCCGCGCCAGCCATGCCCGGTTGCGCCTGCTGCACGTGGTGGCTGGTGGCGAGGAGAGCCGTTGGACCGTGCTGCAGCCGACGATGGCCTCGCTGCTCGAGGATGAGCTGAGTGGACTCCGCGCGTCAGTGACCGGTGCCGCGCATCAGGCGCTCGAACGACTCGCGGAGTCGCTGGGCGGCACGCCCGGTCCCACTCTCGAGGTCGTCGAAGGACCGGTGGCCGAGCGGATTGCGCAGGTAGCCAATCGCGCCGAGGTCGACCTCGTCGTGCTCGCGTTGCGTGGCGTGCCCGGCCTGCTCGGTACACGTGTCGGGACTGTGGCCTACCGGGTCTTGTGCGCGTCGCCCGTGCCGGTGCTCGCGGTGCCGCACGAGGCTCGCGCCGAAGGCACGCTGTCCTTTCTCGATCAGCCTACCGATCGAGGATGA
- a CDS encoding APC family permease translates to MSSAPPPSHPGQSHGLIRQFGLLQATALNMSNMIGIGPFITIPLLMTALGGPQALLGWLVSLVIVIADGLIWSELGAAMPGSGGTYQYLREGFGREKVGRLMAFLFIWQFILSGPLEIASGYIGFAQYARYFWPGMSRTYVIAIALAVGVVNIALLYRRIESVGRLTVTLWIGTLLTTLAVIVSGALYFQAGVAFDVPPGAFTFSLGFLLGLGAAARVGIYDYLGYYNICYIGDEVRNPGHVIPRSIIISVFAVAVIYIAINLSIIGVVSWREFVPASANPQADFIVSVFMERLYGTSVASVFTLLVLWTAFGSVFALLLGYSRIPYAAALDGTFFRVFGRLHPTQHFPHVALLTVGALAMVGSTLSLGLVIDALVTMRILVQFIGQMAALVLLRRTQPDMPRPFRVWLYPLPLVLALFGWLFLFATTDPFVILFGLALLAAGAVAFLVWSRQTRRWPFEISR, encoded by the coding sequence ATGAGCAGCGCACCCCCGCCTTCGCATCCTGGTCAGTCGCACGGCCTGATTCGCCAGTTCGGCCTGCTCCAGGCCACGGCGCTGAACATGTCGAACATGATCGGGATCGGGCCGTTCATCACGATCCCGCTGCTGATGACCGCGCTCGGTGGGCCGCAGGCGCTGCTGGGGTGGCTCGTCTCACTGGTCATCGTCATCGCCGACGGCTTGATCTGGAGTGAACTCGGCGCGGCGATGCCGGGATCGGGGGGCACCTACCAGTACCTGCGCGAGGGTTTCGGCAGGGAGAAGGTGGGCCGGCTGATGGCGTTCCTGTTCATCTGGCAGTTCATCCTGTCAGGGCCGCTGGAGATCGCCTCGGGGTACATCGGCTTTGCCCAGTACGCCCGCTATTTCTGGCCGGGCATGTCGCGGACGTACGTCATCGCCATCGCGTTGGCGGTGGGGGTCGTCAACATCGCGCTCCTCTACCGGCGCATCGAATCGGTCGGGCGGCTGACGGTCACGCTGTGGATCGGCACGTTGCTGACGACGCTGGCCGTGATCGTCAGCGGCGCCCTGTATTTCCAGGCTGGCGTGGCCTTCGACGTCCCGCCGGGGGCGTTCACGTTCTCGCTGGGCTTCCTGCTCGGCCTCGGCGCCGCGGCGCGCGTCGGCATCTACGACTACCTCGGCTACTACAACATCTGCTACATCGGCGACGAAGTGCGCAACCCGGGTCACGTCATCCCGCGCTCGATCATCATCAGCGTCTTCGCGGTCGCGGTGATCTACATCGCCATCAACCTGTCGATCATCGGCGTCGTGTCCTGGCGCGAGTTCGTGCCGGCGTCGGCCAACCCGCAGGCCGATTTCATCGTGTCGGTGTTCATGGAGCGCCTGTACGGCACGTCGGTAGCCAGCGTGTTCACGCTGCTGGTGCTGTGGACGGCCTTCGGATCGGTCTTCGCGCTGCTGCTCGGCTACTCGCGGATTCCCTACGCGGCCGCCCTCGACGGCACGTTCTTCCGTGTCTTCGGCCGGCTCCACCCGACGCAGCACTTCCCGCACGTCGCGCTCCTGACCGTCGGCGCGCTGGCCATGGTGGGCAGCACGCTGAGCCTGGGGTTGGTCATCGACGCGCTGGTGACGATGCGGATCCTCGTCCAGTTCATCGGCCAGATGGCTGCGCTCGTGCTGCTGCGGCGAACACAGCCGGACATGCCACGGCCGTTCCGTGTCTGGCTCTATCCGCTGCCGCTGGTGCTGGCGCTGTTCGGCTGGCTGTTCCTGTTTGCCACCACGGACCCCTTCGTGATCCTGTTCGGCCTGGCCCTGCTGGCGGCAGGAGCCGTCGCGTTCCTCGTGTGGTCGCGCCAGACCCGCCGCTGGCCTTTCGAGATCTCGAGGTAG
- a CDS encoding MIP/aquaporin family protein — MREALAEFFGTALLIVFGVGVVAQTVLSGGSQGSPLAINLCWGLAVILAVYASAGVSGAHLNPAVTLALALRRGFPWARVGPYVVAQMLGAFVGAAVVYVTYREAFGAFDGGVRQVLGAKGTAGIFATYPAAYLSTLGGFVDQVVGTALLVAMVFAISDERNAPPAASLAPVFVGLTVMAIGMGFGANAGYAINPARDFGPRLFTAVAGWGGGVFTAANGWWWVPIIAPCVGAVVGGTAYDLCIRAHHPAITNRIGDPLQRAEAKDQLR, encoded by the coding sequence ATGCGTGAAGCGCTCGCGGAATTCTTCGGCACGGCCCTCCTCATCGTCTTCGGCGTCGGCGTCGTGGCCCAGACCGTCCTGAGCGGCGGTTCGCAAGGCAGCCCGCTGGCTATCAACCTGTGCTGGGGCCTGGCCGTCATCCTGGCCGTCTATGCGTCAGCGGGCGTGAGTGGCGCCCACCTGAATCCGGCGGTCACGCTCGCGCTCGCGCTGCGCCGCGGCTTCCCATGGGCCCGGGTCGGGCCGTACGTCGTCGCGCAGATGCTCGGCGCCTTCGTCGGCGCGGCCGTCGTGTATGTGACATACCGCGAGGCGTTCGGGGCATTCGACGGTGGCGTCCGTCAGGTGCTCGGCGCGAAGGGCACGGCCGGCATCTTCGCGACCTACCCGGCAGCCTACCTCTCGACGCTTGGCGGCTTCGTCGATCAGGTCGTCGGCACCGCGCTGCTCGTGGCGATGGTCTTCGCCATCAGCGACGAACGCAATGCGCCGCCCGCCGCCTCGCTGGCACCGGTGTTCGTCGGCCTCACCGTGATGGCTATCGGGATGGGATTCGGCGCCAATGCCGGCTATGCCATCAATCCCGCCCGTGACTTCGGGCCACGCCTGTTCACGGCCGTCGCCGGCTGGGGCGGCGGCGTCTTCACTGCCGCCAACGGCTGGTGGTGGGTCCCCATCATCGCGCCCTGCGTCGGCGCGGTCGTCGGTGGCACGGCCTACGACCTGTGCATCCGCGCCCACCATCCGGCGATCACCAACCGGATCGGAGATCCGCTCCAGCGCGCCGAGGCGAAGGACCAGCTTCGGTAA
- a CDS encoding SBBP repeat-containing protein — protein MHSNHSSFIRSGTALVASVLALVGLAPAPATHLHAAAPSADTVPANVAPARALDAIASLPLTFESREFDGVPAFVGRGQGYNIAVSARGASLALLAHGRRAEVSFSIAGATDGVRLTGESNLPGVMHRYVGPSSTWKTNVTTFGRVVAHEVRPGIDVAYYGDQRQLEYDFIVAPGADPADAEMVVQGADRLALDASTGDLLVEVAGQVLRQRAPVSYQDIDGVRRPVASAFTLDAASGRVGFRVGAYDRQRTLVIDPVLVYSTWFGGVSEEGILAVKVDANGFIYVLGTSEDNAGFPVTSGAMQPQRAGTPSPGGVYPRDYFVSKFNPAGSALVYSTLFGGSLDEATWAPEYIPGGLAVDPQGRVHIVGDTVSTDFPVTAGAADAAFGFDAGAPAQSADAFYARLTPEGGLAYSTYIGGIRREAATGVAVDAQGNAYVVGKTASNSTTDGFVTTPNAYRTTRWGADDLFVQRYTDAGALVYSTYFGGSQGEMTNRADIVANGDGKVTFGSDTSTGDLPVLNGFAPRLGTAIDGFVSQIDTDIVGTAGLLYSSYISGSGTDHVYALDIDANGFVYVGGRTRSNTDFPVTAAAARQFNNPIGGGQEPWDGFVIKLDLTKTGVASRVYTTFTGGNNYDGINDIAVDAMGRVHLVGSTRSTDLPKIGAVQETLWQQPPYVQILNPAGTAFVFSSYLGSNANGQALLGIAVNAAGETYLGGTTNDSSVFTAANSDGFRLVNAFQTAYGGGDGDAVLQKLGYSVDLSLTKLANVGTLFPGQNVTFTLQVVNPSSDPASGVVVTDNLPAGLEYVSCTSDLAGICGGTGNNRSISFAQVGPGAVATMKIVAKLVATTPGQQIANTATVTAGVLDPVPANNTASANVGLPTLESSGDADNDGLSNEFETKYGLDPFGGPGSGPGDDADGDGKTNLQELQEGTHPRGFVITYLAEGATGSFFDTRLAIANPAALPALVLTRFQRADGFTIRDYRVLPPLSRTTIDVETIPGLEAAEFSTLIEADVQVVADRTMTWDQSGYGSHAERGILTRTATKWYFAEGATFYNFELFYLIQNPNDQAAQVQVTYLLPAPAAPLVKNYVVKPQSRFSIWVDEEGRTDPALAALATAELSAIIESTNGVPIIAERAMYLNRPGQALGAGHESSGVTAPATQWFLAEGATGNYFDLFILIANPQADTASVQAEFLLSNGQVITKTYQVAGNSRFNIWVDQADAALADAAVSTRITSTNNVPIIVERSMWWPGPTSETWHEAHNSPGETTTGTRWAMAEGELGGSREVETYVLVANTSAFAGTIRATVLFEDGSAPISREYVVSANSRFNITPYANEFFPEARGKRFGMIVESVGGAPAQIVVERAMYSNANGVRWAAGTNALATRLQ, from the coding sequence GTGCACAGCAATCATTCATCATTCATCCGTTCCGGCACCGCGCTTGTCGCGTCGGTGCTGGCCCTCGTCGGTCTCGCACCGGCCCCGGCCACTCACCTCCATGCAGCAGCGCCGTCAGCCGACACCGTGCCGGCCAACGTCGCGCCTGCACGCGCGCTCGACGCGATTGCGTCGTTGCCGCTCACCTTCGAGTCGCGAGAGTTCGACGGCGTCCCGGCCTTCGTCGGTCGTGGACAGGGTTACAACATCGCGGTGAGCGCTCGGGGCGCGAGCCTGGCGTTGCTCGCACACGGCCGCCGCGCCGAAGTGTCGTTCTCCATTGCCGGTGCTACCGACGGTGTTCGACTCACCGGCGAGAGCAATCTGCCTGGTGTGATGCACCGCTACGTCGGTCCCTCCTCCACGTGGAAGACCAACGTCACGACATTCGGTCGTGTAGTTGCGCACGAGGTCCGCCCCGGTATCGACGTCGCCTACTACGGCGACCAGCGCCAGCTCGAATACGACTTCATCGTCGCGCCCGGCGCCGACCCCGCCGATGCCGAGATGGTGGTGCAGGGCGCCGATCGCCTCGCCCTTGACGCGTCGACGGGCGACCTGCTCGTCGAGGTCGCGGGGCAGGTGCTGCGCCAGCGCGCTCCCGTGTCTTACCAGGACATCGACGGCGTCCGCCGCCCGGTCGCCAGCGCCTTCACGCTTGACGCCGCGAGCGGGCGAGTGGGCTTCCGCGTTGGTGCGTACGATCGCCAGCGCACGCTGGTCATCGATCCCGTGCTCGTGTACTCGACCTGGTTCGGTGGCGTGAGCGAGGAAGGAATCCTCGCGGTGAAGGTGGACGCCAACGGCTTCATCTACGTCCTCGGCACCTCCGAGGACAACGCCGGCTTCCCGGTGACGTCTGGCGCCATGCAGCCGCAGCGTGCCGGCACGCCGTCACCTGGTGGCGTGTACCCGCGCGACTACTTCGTCAGCAAGTTCAATCCTGCGGGTAGCGCCCTGGTGTACTCGACGCTCTTTGGCGGATCCCTGGACGAGGCCACGTGGGCCCCGGAGTACATCCCCGGCGGGCTGGCCGTGGACCCGCAGGGCCGCGTGCACATCGTCGGTGACACGGTGTCGACCGACTTCCCCGTCACGGCTGGCGCCGCCGACGCCGCCTTCGGGTTCGACGCGGGCGCACCAGCGCAGTCGGCCGACGCGTTCTACGCGCGCCTGACGCCCGAGGGCGGGCTGGCGTACTCGACCTACATCGGCGGGATCCGTCGTGAAGCGGCCACGGGCGTGGCGGTGGATGCGCAGGGCAACGCGTATGTCGTGGGCAAGACCGCGTCCAACAGCACGACCGACGGCTTCGTGACCACCCCGAATGCCTACCGCACCACCCGATGGGGCGCCGACGATCTCTTCGTGCAGCGCTACACGGATGCCGGTGCCCTGGTGTACTCGACGTACTTCGGCGGCAGCCAGGGTGAGATGACCAACCGGGCCGACATCGTCGCCAATGGCGACGGGAAGGTCACGTTCGGCAGCGACACCTCCACCGGCGACCTGCCGGTCCTCAATGGCTTCGCGCCGCGCCTCGGCACCGCCATCGACGGCTTCGTAAGCCAGATCGACACGGACATCGTGGGCACCGCGGGCCTGCTGTACTCGTCGTACATCTCGGGCAGCGGCACCGACCATGTCTACGCGCTCGACATCGATGCGAACGGCTTCGTCTACGTGGGTGGCAGGACGCGCTCCAATACCGACTTCCCGGTGACCGCCGCCGCCGCGCGCCAGTTCAATAACCCGATTGGTGGTGGTCAGGAGCCGTGGGACGGCTTCGTGATCAAGCTCGATCTCACGAAGACCGGTGTCGCGTCGCGTGTCTACACAACCTTCACCGGTGGCAACAACTACGACGGCATCAACGACATCGCCGTCGACGCGATGGGGCGTGTGCACCTCGTGGGCTCGACGCGGTCGACGGACCTGCCCAAGATTGGCGCCGTGCAGGAGACGCTCTGGCAGCAGCCCCCCTATGTCCAGATCCTCAACCCGGCAGGCACGGCGTTCGTCTTCTCCAGCTATCTCGGATCCAACGCGAACGGACAGGCGCTGCTCGGCATCGCCGTCAACGCAGCAGGTGAGACGTACCTCGGTGGCACGACCAACGACTCCAGCGTCTTCACCGCCGCCAATTCGGATGGCTTCCGCCTGGTGAACGCGTTCCAGACCGCGTACGGCGGTGGCGACGGCGACGCGGTGCTGCAGAAGCTCGGATACAGCGTCGACCTGTCGCTGACCAAGCTGGCCAATGTCGGCACCCTGTTCCCGGGACAGAACGTCACCTTCACGCTGCAGGTGGTGAACCCGAGCAGCGACCCGGCCTCGGGCGTGGTCGTCACCGATAACCTGCCCGCGGGTCTCGAGTACGTCTCCTGCACATCCGACCTCGCCGGTATCTGCGGCGGGACGGGCAACAACCGCTCGATCTCCTTCGCACAGGTCGGGCCTGGCGCGGTGGCGACGATGAAGATCGTGGCCAAGCTGGTCGCGACAACGCCCGGACAGCAGATCGCGAACACCGCCACGGTGACAGCCGGGGTGCTCGATCCGGTTCCGGCCAACAACACGGCATCGGCCAACGTCGGCCTGCCCACGCTCGAGTCGAGCGGCGATGCCGACAACGATGGACTCAGCAATGAATTCGAAACGAAGTACGGGCTCGACCCGTTCGGTGGCCCTGGCTCCGGCCCCGGCGACGATGCCGATGGCGATGGCAAGACGAACCTGCAGGAACTGCAGGAAGGCACGCACCCGCGGGGGTTCGTGATCACTTACCTGGCGGAGGGGGCGACCGGCTCGTTCTTCGACACGCGGCTCGCGATCGCGAATCCGGCCGCGCTGCCCGCGCTCGTGCTGACACGCTTCCAGCGCGCCGACGGGTTCACCATCCGCGACTACCGCGTGCTGCCGCCGCTGAGCCGGACGACCATCGACGTCGAGACCATCCCCGGCCTCGAGGCCGCCGAGTTCTCGACGCTGATCGAGGCCGACGTGCAGGTCGTGGCCGACCGGACGATGACCTGGGATCAGAGCGGGTACGGCAGCCACGCCGAGCGCGGCATCCTGACGCGCACTGCGACCAAGTGGTACTTCGCCGAGGGCGCGACGTTCTACAACTTCGAGCTCTTCTACCTGATCCAGAACCCGAACGACCAGGCGGCGCAGGTGCAGGTCACGTACCTGCTGCCGGCACCGGCGGCACCGCTCGTCAAGAACTACGTCGTCAAGCCCCAGAGCCGCTTCAGCATCTGGGTGGACGAGGAAGGCCGTACCGACCCGGCACTGGCGGCGCTCGCGACCGCGGAACTCTCCGCGATCATCGAGTCGACCAACGGCGTGCCGATCATCGCGGAGCGCGCCATGTACCTGAACCGGCCGGGACAGGCCCTCGGGGCTGGTCACGAGAGTAGTGGCGTCACCGCGCCGGCCACGCAGTGGTTCCTGGCCGAGGGTGCCACCGGCAACTACTTCGACCTGTTCATCCTGATCGCCAATCCGCAGGCCGACACGGCGAGCGTACAGGCCGAGTTCCTGCTCTCCAACGGCCAGGTGATCACCAAGACGTACCAGGTCGCGGGCAACAGCCGCTTCAACATCTGGGTCGACCAGGCGGATGCGGCATTGGCCGACGCGGCGGTGTCCACGCGCATCACGTCGACCAACAACGTGCCGATCATCGTCGAGCGCTCGATGTGGTGGCCGGGCCCCACCTCGGAG
- a CDS encoding ATP-dependent RecD-like DNA helicase, whose amino-acid sequence MSPRREIQAGRSPLLAGSHQGAEYVAGQVERITYHDAESGFCVLRVALRSRREPATVVGHAAQVAIGEHVHATGAWVQDRTHGQQFKADWIRVSPPDSPEGIERYLGSGLIKGVGPHLAKLLVAAFGTAVFDVIDREPDRLLEIAGIGHVRARRIVENWQGQRAVREIMVFLHTHGVSTSRAVRIHRTYGADAVKVLTEDPYRLARDIRGVGFLTADQIARQIGVPTDAMSRRRGALQHVLSEAVDQGHCALPVTELRERTASLVELAPSLIDEAIAEEIAAATVVGAVIDGTPILALATLDASERTVATRLAELVARPRPWPDIDADRAIPWAEGKLSLALSPSQRVAVARALGARVLVLTGGPGVGKTTVLRAILAILMAKGVRPLLAAPTGRAAKRMTEATGLEAKTIHRLLEINPQDGRFRRRAGNPLEGDLLVVDESSMVDVVLMAHLLQAVPDTMGVLLVGDVDQLPSVGPGQVLADVIDSGRVPVARLTEIHRQSAESRIVLAAHAINAGDMPAFSQSGQGDCFFVEAEDAERALQRLLQVVSERIPQRFGLDPVRDVQVLCPMNRGGLGAQALNQALQRLLNPHGAPAIERYGQRFAVGDKVMQIENDYDKEVYNGDLGVVRAIAVEEETMTVEFDGRPVTFDFGDLDRVVLAYATTVHKAQGSEYPAVVIPVTTQHYPMLQRHLLYTGVTRGKRLVVLVGQTRALAIAVRGKQTRRRWSQLRALLSA is encoded by the coding sequence ATGTCCCCCCGCCGCGAGATCCAGGCTGGCCGGTCGCCGCTGTTGGCTGGCAGCCACCAGGGGGCCGAGTACGTGGCCGGACAGGTCGAACGCATCACGTATCACGATGCGGAGAGCGGCTTCTGCGTCCTCCGCGTGGCGCTGCGGAGTCGACGCGAACCCGCCACCGTCGTCGGCCACGCGGCGCAAGTCGCCATCGGCGAGCACGTCCACGCGACCGGCGCGTGGGTGCAGGACCGCACGCACGGCCAGCAGTTCAAGGCCGACTGGATCCGCGTCTCGCCGCCGGACTCGCCCGAAGGCATCGAGCGCTACCTGGGCTCCGGACTGATCAAGGGTGTCGGGCCGCACCTGGCCAAGCTCCTCGTCGCGGCCTTCGGCACCGCCGTCTTCGACGTGATCGATCGCGAACCCGACCGCCTGCTCGAGATCGCCGGCATCGGTCACGTGCGAGCCCGCCGCATCGTCGAGAACTGGCAGGGCCAGCGCGCGGTGCGGGAAATCATGGTCTTCCTGCACACGCACGGTGTGAGCACGAGCCGCGCCGTCCGCATCCATCGGACCTATGGCGCCGACGCGGTCAAGGTGCTGACCGAGGATCCCTACCGGCTGGCTCGCGACATTCGCGGCGTCGGGTTCCTGACCGCGGATCAGATCGCGCGCCAGATCGGCGTTCCCACCGACGCGATGAGTCGTCGTCGAGGGGCGCTGCAACACGTGCTGTCCGAGGCGGTCGACCAGGGGCATTGCGCGCTCCCGGTCACGGAGCTTCGCGAGCGTACCGCGTCCCTCGTCGAACTCGCGCCATCGCTGATCGATGAGGCCATTGCCGAGGAAATCGCGGCCGCGACGGTCGTGGGGGCGGTCATCGACGGCACGCCGATCCTGGCACTTGCGACGCTCGATGCGTCGGAGCGCACGGTGGCGACGCGGCTTGCCGAACTCGTCGCCCGGCCGCGGCCGTGGCCCGACATCGACGCCGACCGCGCCATTCCGTGGGCAGAAGGCAAGCTGTCGCTGGCGCTGTCGCCAAGTCAGCGGGTGGCAGTGGCACGAGCGCTCGGCGCGCGGGTCCTGGTGCTCACCGGCGGCCCTGGTGTGGGCAAGACCACCGTGCTGCGCGCCATCCTGGCGATCCTCATGGCCAAGGGTGTGCGCCCCTTGCTGGCCGCACCCACCGGTCGCGCCGCCAAGCGCATGACGGAGGCCACCGGCCTCGAGGCGAAGACCATTCACCGGTTGCTGGAGATCAACCCTCAGGACGGACGCTTCCGTCGGCGTGCCGGCAACCCGCTCGAGGGCGACCTGCTTGTCGTCGACGAATCCTCGATGGTGGATGTCGTCCTGATGGCGCACCTGCTACAGGCGGTGCCCGACACGATGGGCGTGCTGCTTGTCGGCGACGTCGACCAATTGCCATCGGTCGGTCCTGGCCAGGTGCTGGCAGACGTGATCGACTCCGGGCGTGTCCCCGTGGCGCGTCTCACCGAGATCCATCGGCAATCGGCCGAGAGCCGCATCGTGCTCGCCGCCCACGCGATCAACGCCGGCGACATGCCCGCGTTCAGCCAGTCGGGGCAGGGTGATTGTTTTTTCGTCGAGGCCGAGGACGCCGAGCGCGCGCTGCAGCGGCTGTTGCAGGTCGTGTCGGAACGCATCCCGCAGCGCTTCGGCCTCGATCCGGTGCGCGACGTGCAGGTGCTCTGTCCGATGAACCGGGGGGGCCTCGGAGCGCAGGCCCTGAACCAGGCGCTGCAGCGGTTGTTGAACCCGCACGGCGCTCCCGCCATCGAGCGGTACGGCCAGCGTTTCGCGGTCGGCGACAAGGTGATGCAGATCGAGAACGACTACGACAAGGAGGTCTACAACGGCGACCTCGGCGTCGTCCGCGCCATCGCGGTGGAGGAGGAGACGATGACCGTGGAGTTCGACGGCCGGCCGGTCACGTTCGACTTCGGCGATCTCGATCGTGTCGTCCTGGCTTACGCGACCACCGTGCACAAGGCGCAGGGCTCGGAGTACCCCGCGGTGGTCATTCCGGTGACCACGCAGCACTATCCGATGCTGCAGCGTCACCTGCTCTACACGGGCGTGACGCGGGGCAAGCGCCTGGTCGTGCTGGTCGGGCAGACCAGGGCGCTGGCGATCGCCGTACGCGGCAAGCAGACACGCCGTCGCTGGTCGCAGCTGCGCGCCTTGCTGTCGGCGTAG